The DNA segment CACGGCATCCGCGTCGGCGGACAGGAGCGCGTTGATCATCGTCTGCAGCAGTTGCCGCATCAGATCCGGTGAGGCATCGGCCAGGGCTTCACCGAGCAGGCCGGCAGGGTCGAGAATGTGAGGTGCGGTCATCGTGTTGATTCCGTTCGAGTGGGTTGTAGGAGATTCCTCGAAGGATCACACGGTGACCGCGCTCACGTCAGTAGCGACGAGCCCGATCACCGCGCTACACCACTATGCGGGACTCAACTTCAGCCGGCATCTCGGTGTGGCGCGGAATACGGTGCGGGCGGCGTTGGCGTCGGACGGCCCGCCGGTGTATCGACGGGCGCCTCGTGGTTCGCTGGTCGACGCGGTCGAGCCGGAGGTTCGGAAGCTGCTGCGGCTGGACGCGAGGATGCCGGCGACGGTGATCGCGGAACGGATTGGGTGGGAGCACTCGATCACGATCCTGAAGGACCGGCTCAGGATGATTCGGCCCGAGTACGTCGGGGTGGATCCGGCGGACCGGATCGTGCACGAGCCGGGGCAGGCGGCGCAGATGGACTTGTGGTTCCCGGAGCCGCGGATCCCGGTCGGGTTCGGGCAGGCGGCGATGCTGCCGGTGCTGGTGATGACGTTGACGTTCTCGAGGTTCCTGTCCGCGGTGATGCTTCCGTCGCGTCAGGCGGGCGACTTGCTGGCGGGCATGTGGCAGCTGATCTCGCAGGTCGGGGCGGTGTCCAAGACGCTGGTCTGGGACCGTGAGTCCGCGATCGGTGGGAAGGGGAAGGTGACCGCCGCGGCGGCCTCGTTCGCCGGGACCCTCGCGACCCGGGTGGTGTTGGCACCTCCTCGGGATCCGGAGTTCAAGGGGATGACCGAACGCAACAACGGCTACCTTGAGACCTCGTTCCTGCCCGGCCGGTCCTTCACCTCCCCGGCGGACTTCAACGCGCAGCTTCAGGGTTGGCTGCCGCGCGCGAACGTGCGG comes from the Agromyces marinus genome and includes:
- the istA gene encoding IS21 family transposase — encoded protein: MTALHHYAGLNFSRHLGVARNTVRAALASDGPPVYRRAPRGSLVDAVEPEVRKLLRLDARMPATVIAERIGWEHSITILKDRLRMIRPEYVGVDPADRIVHEPGQAAQMDLWFPEPRIPVGFGQAAMLPVLVMTLTFSRFLSAVMLPSRQAGDLLAGMWQLISQVGAVSKTLVWDRESAIGGKGKVTAAAASFAGTLATRVVLAPPRDPEFKGMTERNNGYLETSFLPGRSFTSPADFNAQLQGWLPRANVRTVRSLGGRPVDALERDVAAMTGLPPHPPMTGLHTRVRLGRDYYLRVDGNDYSVDPRVIGRLVDVTATLTQVIVVCDGATVADHERAWATGSVVTDPGHVQIAKGLRSQFAATKRDRERAALVSPERRVMFRDTADYDVLFGVDFDPSTGEVR